The sequence CCAGTGGCGCGCCGAGACAGCGGTGGATGCCGTAGCCGAAGCTCATATGGCGATTGGCATTCTTGCGGTTCAGCCGGAACTCATAGGGCTCCGGAAAAGCCTCGGGGTCATAATTGGCGGCACCGAAAAAACAGGCGACCCAGTCGCCGCGCTTGATGTCGGCCTTGCCTATGGTGATGTCGCGGGTGGCGACCCGGAAAAGGCGCTGTGGCGGGCCGTGAAAACGCAGGGTCTCCTTGTAGATCGCGTCGAACTGGGACGCGTCCTCGACGAAGCCCTGCCAGATCTCGTCGAAGTCGGCGAATACGGCGATCAGATTGCCGAGGTAGAAAGAGGTCGTCTCTGCCCCGGCCACAGTGGCCGTCATGCAGAAACGGACGATTTCGTCGAAGGACAGGCGGTCGCCGTCCACCTCGGTGCGAATGAAGGCGTTGAGCAGGGGGCCAGGCGTCTCCTCGCCTTTCGCAATCCGGTCCATATGGTCCCGGACATGCTGCGCGAAAAAGGCCATGGCTTCTTCATTATAGGCCTGCCGTTCCTGCGGGCTGATGTTGGCCGACAGCATGAAGGCGGTCGCCCAGTTGCGCACATCCCGGTCCATTTCATCCGGCATACCGAACAGAAAGGCCATCACTCTGCTCGGCAGCATGGCACAATAGTCGCTCATAACGTCCACGGGCTGATCGGTGACGAAGAAATCATCCATGCTTTTGCTGACCAGCGCGTCTACCGCCGGTGCCAGCGATTTGATGGATGCAGGCTGGAAAACCTTGCTGGCAATCTTGCGCAACCGCGTATGTTCCGGCCGGTCGTGATTGACCAGCATCAGGGAAGGCGCGGAAGATTCCTCCTGCAAGCTGTCGCGCGAGGAAAAGCTGTCATGGTCCCAGGCAACGGCGGCGACATCATCAAAGTTCAGCACCACCCAGGATGGTTTGGGTTCGTCCACTCCTGGCATCGTGCCGGGAGGAAAATCGCGATAACCGAAGAGCGGCGATTGGTCGCGCAGCAGATCATAATATGGATAGGGATTCCGGATCACGTCCGGACGGCTCAACTGGTCGACGCCAAATGCGGTTTTCATCTATCCTCAATCCCTGAAATTTATTATGTCTATAGGACATAGTGTCCGTGAGACATAATATGAATCGGAAAAGGATTTTGTCAACCGGTCTCAGGATTGCGGGGTGGGTTTAAGGGTAAAATACTGATATATAACAAGGAATATCAGATTATTGCCTTGGTGTCCGGTATGTCGATCAATCGTCGGGCAGGTGCGATATTGCCAATAATGCTGGAAGATTAGACTTTGGCTGGATATTGGTTCATCCCTCTACTTGATTCGTCATCAGGAAAACCTGACGAATATCCCAACGATGGAGCATCGAGTGAAGCAGCAGTCTGATTTCGGCATAGACTATCCGATCAAGCGGGAAACTGCCCCGAAAAACTTTCTCAAGCTATTCTACCCGTTTCATTATTCGGTCGGCATGGCCGTCGAAAAACATCTGAGCGGGCCGGACCTGACCCGTCACCAGACCGTGATCCTGTGGATCATCCATTCCAAGGGCGAGGGCGGACACACGATCCATCGCAAGACCATCGAGCGACTGATCGGCGAGTGGTACGAACTGGGGAGTCCGGCTATTTCAAAGGTCCTGCGCGCAATGGCGGACAAGGATCTCAATCTGATTTCGATCAAGGAAAGCAAAGCATCGGCCCGGGAAAAGATCATTCGCCTGACGAAAAAGGGACAGGCAACCGTGAATGAAATGATCAACCGGACAGAGGCTTTCATCGGGTTGATCTCGGACGAACTGACCGATGACGAGATCGCCATTGGAATGGAATTCATGAGCCGGGTTGGCGCTATCGTGGAAAGCGGGCTGGCCGGCCGGAAACCCTGATTTCGATAGGTCTGGCCCTCGTAGCGGCCGGCATGGCGCGCGATAAATTGATGTCCTACAGCAGGGCGATCATGATAGGGGGGCATTATGTCTGAACGTCAGCCTTGCCGATATTTCCCTTCGTTTGCCAACAGGTTGGTCGGGTTTTTTGATGCGGGTGCCAAAGTGTTTTTCCTTTTCTTTGACACTGTAAACTTTGTAAAGTTCATCAGACTGGCCCCGCCCAATATGAACAGTGGTGGCCAATCCATATTCGCGGGTGCGCCGCAATGATTGTCCTTCGAACTTACCGGAGTTTTTTCTGATGCTGCCTTCGCTGATTGTGCTGGACGATTTCATCGCCGATCCGCTGGCGGCGCGCGATGCTGCATTGGCGCTCGACTATGATCCTGAAAACAAGCAGGGCAATTATCCGGGCCATATCTCGACCAGACCATTGGAAATACAAGGACTCAATGAACGGATTTCCGGGATCATCAACGCGCCGGTCAAGGCCGCTCCCAATACCAGCCATCTGCATTGCCGGGTGACGCTGAAGGGCGACAAGGGCCGCAGCGGCGTGCATATCGACCCTGCTTTCTATTCCGGCATTCTCTATTTGTCGCTGCCCGAACATTGCAAGGGCGGGACCGAGTTTTTCCGCCACAAGCGTACCGGGCTGGAACGGCTGCCGACCGATATGCCGGGGATCATGAAAGCCGGCTATTCCGATATAAATATGCTGATCGAGGATGTGGTGAACAGGGATACCAACCATCCGGCGAAATGGACGAAGGTGATGACCGTGCCGATGCGCTTCAACCGGCTGATCCTGTTCAGCCCGTGGATGTTTCACAATAGTGGCATGGCCTTTGGCAAGACGCCGCAGGACGGGCGGCTGGTCAACCTTATGTTCTTTGCCAAGGGATAGCGGTGGCTGCCTATCAATGGTAAGTCGCTACAATGAATGGCACCCCAGCGAAGGCTGGGGCCCAAACCAATGAAGGTGGGGTAACCGATAGCCACCAAAAACCACCGACCCGACGAAAAAAACAGGAGACCCTTCCCATGTCACAACCGATATCCAGAACTTTCGCCGCCTTGCTGCTCGCCGCTTCTCCGCTCGCGCTGTCCGCCTGCAGCCAGAGCAACGCGCAGGAAGCGGACCGCTTTGCTTCGGTCGAGATCAAGGCCGAACCTCTGGCCGAAGGGGTCGCTGTTCTTTTCGGTGCCGGCGGCAATATCGGCGTGTCCTACGGGCCCGATGGTACCGTATTGATCGATGACCAGTTCGCACCGCTGACGCCGAAGATCCAGGCGGCGATCGCTGACCTTGGCGCGGAACCGGTGACCTATCTGATCAACACCCACTGGCACGGCGACCATAGCGGAGGGAACGAGAATTTCGGCAAGGCCGGCGCGCTGATCATGGCGCATGACCATGTTCGCGAGCGGATGCTGGGTATCCAGAAGTCGGGACGCGGCAATGATCCGGCGTCCCCGGTCGAGGCCTTGCCCACCGTCACCTATCATGACGGTCTGAAGCTGCATCTCAACGGCGACGAAGTGCAGGTCATGCATATGAAACACGGCCATACCGACGGCGACAGCGTCATCTTCTGGAAGAAAGCCAATGTGCTGCACATGGGTGATCTGTTCTTCAACGAGGTGAGTCTGCCCTTTATCGACCTCAACAGCGGCGGCAATGTGCGCGGCGTGCTGGCGGCGGCAGAGAAGGTGCTGGCCATGGTGGATGACGATAGCAAGATCATCCCGGGCCATGGACCGATGGCGACCAAGGCCGACCTGATCGCCTATCGGGACATGCTCAAAACGGTGATCGGCGCGGTCGCAAAGGCGCAGGCCGAGGGCAAATCACTGGAAGCGGTGCAGGCGATGAAACCGGCGGCGCGGTGGGATATCAACCCTGATGCCTTCATCAAGGGCGATGCCTTTGTCGAAGCGGTCTACAAGAGCTTGCAGCAGCCGGATCATGTGGAAGACCACGCCCACTAGTCAGAGAGTCGCGGCCTCGATTTCTTCGCGCAGGGCGGCGATCAGCGGTTTGACCCTGGTCAGCCGCGGCTCTTCCTCGTCGACGATCTTGCGGAAGATGGTCTTCTTGAAGTCGAGGATCGTATCTTCAGCGGGGCGTTTGGAGACGGGCAGGGTGGAGAAGATGATGTCGATCATCCGCTCGGCCCCGTGCAGTCGGCCCCAGAGATAGTCATTCTCGCGGTAACTGCGGCTGAAAAAGGCGCCGAAATTGTTGAATTCTATGCCTTTTAATGTCGCCGCCACGCCGCCCTTGCGGATCGTCTTGGCATCTTCGGGAGAGATGCGGTCGACCTTGATCGGATCGAATTCGTCCAGCCCTTCACCCTGCAGCAGCGGCAGCGTGGCGATGTCGTAGAAGGGGAAGCCGAGGAAGGCGAGCAGCATCGAGCGCTTCTCCGCCTTCGGGACCACCGCCAGCGCTTCGGCCAGCCTCGCGTCGACAATCGCGTCGGCCGAGGTCAGGTCGCGGGCCTTGGCCAGCGCATCCAGCATGGTTCCGGGATGTTCCTCCGCCTCCTCGGCGAGACTGACGAAATCATCGCCGAGATAGTCGATCGTCTCGCGCTCGATATAGAGTGAAAGACAGTCATAGATGACATCGTGCATGCCTTCCATCACCTCGGCAGCGGCCGGATCGGCGCGGTCGAGATCTTCGGCAAGCTGCCGCGCCATGAAGCGCAGCCGCCGCACCCGGAAGCCGAGATCATGCTGCCGGAAAAACTCGGCCGCCGGCTTGGTCGGTCCGCCGCTCTTCTGCCCGACATTGTCGAGGCCGAGGCGGCGTATCTCGGCCCATAAAGCGCTGCGCAGGCCGGGGTGGTTGTGCCCGTTGGGATCGGATTTGGCCCGCCGGATGGTATGGGCGATATCCTCGATCACCGTCGCCAGCTTGAGATGGCCATAGGCGCTGTAGGAAAAGCCGGAAAGCTTGGCCGCCTTGTCCCGCGACTTGCGACGCCAGGCGGCGACTCGTGCCGGCGTCGGCCGGTCGAGGAAAAAGGTGCGTCCGAACAGGCTCTCGACATGCTGCTCGACCTCGCCGCGCAGATTCTCGGTGATCAGCCGCATCTGGATGATCCGGTTCGATCGTCCGGCAATGGCGTTGAGATTGTCGCGGATCGGCTGCTCACGGGGGATGTTCGAAATCGCCCCGAAGATCGTCGAGAAGAAACCGGGCAGCGCCTCATTCTCGGCCTCCTGCGCCGCCTGCAACCGCTGTGTCGCCTTGTCACTCTTGGCGACATCGAGATCCGGGCGCGGGTCGATATAGACGAAACGCCGGTCGACCTCGCGTTTCGCGGGCCGGTTCTTCAACGCCTCGATCGCCTGGGCAAAGGGCGCGTTGGCGAGGACCGAACCGTCGATCAGCACCGTATCCTCCGCTGTTCCGGCGCGAAACTGGTTGGGCAATATCCGTTTGAGAAAGGCGGAACGTCCCTCCCAGACATAATCATGGTCTTCGAGCAGCCCGTCCAGCTCCCGCACCGTGAACGGCGGAAAGGCGCCTGGGAAGCTGGCGGTGGCGCGACCGGCAAAGGTCAGCGCCGCCGGATCGGCAATTGCGTCGTCCCTCTTGCCTCTGGTCGAAAAGCCGATGGTGATCCGATGCTCCATCTCGAGCGCTTCGGGCGGGCTGTGCAGCTGCAGCTTTTCCGGATGGCCGACGAAATCGGTGACCGTGACGAACAGGTCGAGCGGCTGGCCCGGCGGCAGCAGGCGTGGCCCGCGCTCGGTTGCCCGGACCGCGGCCAGCGCGTCCCAGATCAGGCCGCTGAACACCTTGCCGCCAAAGGGCGGAGCGAACCAGCGCGCGCGGACAAAGCGCGACAGCTTCATCTTGACCTCTTCCTGCGCCTCTTTCGAGACGGTCTGTTCGACCGCGCCGCCCTTGCGGCCCAGCGCCATCCAGGCAATCGGTTCGGCCCAGAATTTCGAGAAACGCGACAGCGGCCGCGCATCCGGATCGAGCAGCTTGTCGACATCGGCGGTGTCGAGCCACAAGTCGGTCAGCGGATCGAGCGACTGGCCCGACAGGATCGCCTGAGACAGGAATATCCCGTTGATCCCGCCGGCGCTGGCGCCGGAAATAATGTCCGGCAGAATGCGCAGCCGCGTGCCCGTCTCCTGCTCCAGCCATTCGAGGATGTCATAATAGATTCCGCGGCTGCACTGGTCGATCCGCGCGCCGTCGTGGAAATCCCGGCTGGCCTGCGCCAGCTTCCAGATTTCCTTGGTGATGCCGTGCATATAGATGGCCAGACTCACGCCGCCATAGCAGATCAAGGCCAGTCTGAGTTCTTTCTGCCGCATGGCTTTTAACTACAGGATGGCGGGGAGGGCGCAACCCGTAATGCACCGCATGGCCTTTGTCGCAAGAAGCCGCCGGATGTGGGCCCCGCTTCTACCTAACAAGCAGGGCTTTCCTACACCCGAAACTCTTTGCTATGGTCGATCCATGAACCGGAAACAGGATAGTCATGCGGGCGAGAGCAATCTGGTCCTTGGCTTTTCGCG comes from Sphingorhabdus sp. YGSMI21 and encodes:
- a CDS encoding cytochrome P450, whose product is MKTAFGVDQLSRPDVIRNPYPYYDLLRDQSPLFGYRDFPPGTMPGVDEPKPSWVVLNFDDVAAVAWDHDSFSSRDSLQEESSAPSLMLVNHDRPEHTRLRKIASKVFQPASIKSLAPAVDALVSKSMDDFFVTDQPVDVMSDYCAMLPSRVMAFLFGMPDEMDRDVRNWATAFMLSANISPQERQAYNEEAMAFFAQHVRDHMDRIAKGEETPGPLLNAFIRTEVDGDRLSFDEIVRFCMTATVAGAETTSFYLGNLIAVFADFDEIWQGFVEDASQFDAIYKETLRFHGPPQRLFRVATRDITIGKADIKRGDWVACFFGAANYDPEAFPEPYEFRLNRKNANRHMSFGYGIHRCLGAPLAQLEAESTARMLRERYSQVERAGEAVWQDVSLLNHGLHSNPVIFRARE
- a CDS encoding winged helix DNA-binding protein; the protein is MKQQSDFGIDYPIKRETAPKNFLKLFYPFHYSVGMAVEKHLSGPDLTRHQTVILWIIHSKGEGGHTIHRKTIERLIGEWYELGSPAISKVLRAMADKDLNLISIKESKASAREKIIRLTKKGQATVNEMINRTEAFIGLISDELTDDEIAIGMEFMSRVGAIVESGLAGRKP
- a CDS encoding DUF6445 family protein, whose translation is MLPSLIVLDDFIADPLAARDAALALDYDPENKQGNYPGHISTRPLEIQGLNERISGIINAPVKAAPNTSHLHCRVTLKGDKGRSGVHIDPAFYSGILYLSLPEHCKGGTEFFRHKRTGLERLPTDMPGIMKAGYSDINMLIEDVVNRDTNHPAKWTKVMTVPMRFNRLILFSPWMFHNSGMAFGKTPQDGRLVNLMFFAKG
- a CDS encoding MBL fold metallo-hydrolase, which produces MSQPISRTFAALLLAASPLALSACSQSNAQEADRFASVEIKAEPLAEGVAVLFGAGGNIGVSYGPDGTVLIDDQFAPLTPKIQAAIADLGAEPVTYLINTHWHGDHSGGNENFGKAGALIMAHDHVRERMLGIQKSGRGNDPASPVEALPTVTYHDGLKLHLNGDEVQVMHMKHGHTDGDSVIFWKKANVLHMGDLFFNEVSLPFIDLNSGGNVRGVLAAAEKVLAMVDDDSKIIPGHGPMATKADLIAYRDMLKTVIGAVAKAQAEGKSLEAVQAMKPAARWDINPDAFIKGDAFVEAVYKSLQQPDHVEDHAH
- a CDS encoding patatin-like protein — its product is MRQKELRLALICYGGVSLAIYMHGITKEIWKLAQASRDFHDGARIDQCSRGIYYDILEWLEQETGTRLRILPDIISGASAGGINGIFLSQAILSGQSLDPLTDLWLDTADVDKLLDPDARPLSRFSKFWAEPIAWMALGRKGGAVEQTVSKEAQEEVKMKLSRFVRARWFAPPFGGKVFSGLIWDALAAVRATERGPRLLPPGQPLDLFVTVTDFVGHPEKLQLHSPPEALEMEHRITIGFSTRGKRDDAIADPAALTFAGRATASFPGAFPPFTVRELDGLLEDHDYVWEGRSAFLKRILPNQFRAGTAEDTVLIDGSVLANAPFAQAIEALKNRPAKREVDRRFVYIDPRPDLDVAKSDKATQRLQAAQEAENEALPGFFSTIFGAISNIPREQPIRDNLNAIAGRSNRIIQMRLITENLRGEVEQHVESLFGRTFFLDRPTPARVAAWRRKSRDKAAKLSGFSYSAYGHLKLATVIEDIAHTIRRAKSDPNGHNHPGLRSALWAEIRRLGLDNVGQKSGGPTKPAAEFFRQHDLGFRVRRLRFMARQLAEDLDRADPAAAEVMEGMHDVIYDCLSLYIERETIDYLGDDFVSLAEEAEEHPGTMLDALAKARDLTSADAIVDARLAEALAVVPKAEKRSMLLAFLGFPFYDIATLPLLQGEGLDEFDPIKVDRISPEDAKTIRKGGVAATLKGIEFNNFGAFFSRSYRENDYLWGRLHGAERMIDIIFSTLPVSKRPAEDTILDFKKTIFRKIVDEEEPRLTRVKPLIAALREEIEAATL